In one Vagococcus entomophilus genomic region, the following are encoded:
- a CDS encoding carbohydrate ABC transporter permease, producing the protein MQDKSIFRSTIIYIIVILLGLSCLIPMWNVVAISLSGSDAVMANKVGLFPVKFTLGAYEKIISDHQFWRSFGISVFRVVATLAINLFLIVTMAYPLSKSEKAFTTRKIFMNIMIFAILFSGGMIPTYLVVKRLGLINSIWSLILPGAVPIGSVILVMNFFRGVPKSLEEAAAMDGATPWQTLLKIYIPMSLPSLATVSLFSIVGSWNDFFGGLLYMTRTENYPLMTYIQSLTINISETLQNSTGLTAEQFQALTAVSNKNLNAAKIVVAVLPLLLIYPFMQKYFVKGIVVGSVKE; encoded by the coding sequence ATGCAAGATAAATCAATCTTTAGAAGTACGATTATTTATATAATTGTTATTTTACTAGGCTTATCCTGTTTAATACCGATGTGGAATGTAGTAGCAATCTCTTTAAGTGGCAGCGATGCAGTAATGGCCAACAAAGTGGGGTTGTTTCCTGTCAAATTTACTTTAGGTGCTTATGAAAAAATTATCAGTGATCACCAATTTTGGCGTTCCTTTGGTATTTCTGTGTTTCGTGTGGTAGCGACTTTGGCAATTAATTTGTTCCTAATTGTAACCATGGCATATCCTTTATCCAAGTCTGAGAAGGCTTTTACAACGAGAAAAATTTTTATGAATATCATGATTTTTGCCATACTATTTAGTGGTGGGATGATTCCAACCTATTTAGTTGTGAAAAGATTAGGACTCATCAATTCAATCTGGTCGTTGATTTTACCTGGAGCAGTTCCGATTGGCAGTGTCATTTTGGTCATGAACTTCTTCCGTGGAGTTCCAAAGTCATTAGAAGAGGCCGCAGCTATGGATGGTGCGACTCCGTGGCAGACATTGTTAAAAATTTATATTCCGATGTCGTTGCCATCTTTGGCAACTGTTTCTTTATTTAGTATTGTCGGTAGTTGGAATGACTTTTTTGGAGGACTACTTTACATGACACGAACGGAAAACTATCCGTTAATGACGTATATTCAGTCTTTAACAATAAATATTTCAGAAACTTTACAAAATTCTACAGGTTTAACAGCAGAACAGTTCCAAGCGTTAACAGCAGTGTCTAATAAAAACTTGAACGCTGCGAAAATAGTGGTAGCAGTCTTACCCTTATTGCTGATTTATCCTTTTATGCAGAAGTATTTCGTTAAAGGTATTGTTGTTGGATCAGTGAAAGAATGA
- a CDS encoding DUF624 domain-containing protein translates to MRSFLSIDSLFYKTSAKVVQLLILNFLFLLGCVPLVTIGASLSATFSACMKMIESDDLRVTTNYFKAFRQSFKQATVVWIGSLFVLGILWIDILYLVQKKALLSWPMIGIGIVGFLLLVILQYSFALIARYQNSLGKVLPLAFQLFFAHPFLGILLLTVWFVPVVLSILSPILLVFSMYLACFISFSFEFFLQSYVLLSVLKKFE, encoded by the coding sequence ATGAGAAGTTTTTTATCAATTGATAGTCTTTTTTACAAAACTTCAGCCAAAGTCGTACAATTATTGATTCTAAATTTTCTTTTCTTACTAGGTTGCGTACCTCTTGTTACAATTGGGGCCTCTTTAAGTGCAACATTTAGTGCGTGCATGAAAATGATAGAAAGTGATGACTTACGTGTAACGACTAACTATTTTAAGGCTTTTCGTCAATCCTTTAAACAAGCGACTGTCGTATGGATAGGTAGTTTATTTGTTTTAGGTATCTTGTGGATTGATATTTTGTATTTGGTTCAAAAAAAAGCACTGTTGAGTTGGCCAATGATTGGAATCGGAATAGTCGGTTTTTTATTACTCGTTATTTTGCAGTATTCTTTTGCTTTGATTGCGAGGTATCAAAACTCCTTAGGGAAAGTTCTCCCTTTAGCATTTCAATTGTTTTTTGCTCATCCTTTTCTAGGGATTTTACTACTAACGGTGTGGTTCGTTCCAGTTGTCTTGAGCATCCTCTCACCAATTCTTCTTGTTTTTTCTATGTACCTCGCTTGTTTTATTAGTTTTTCTTTTGAGTTCTTTTTACAAAGTTATGTATTACTAAGTGTCTTAAAAAAATTTGAATGA
- a CDS encoding glycoside hydrolase family 13 protein, whose amino-acid sequence MEQQTKWWQKAVVYQIYPRSFQDSNGDGVGDLLGIIGRLDYLQLLGITAIWLSPVYQSPNDDNGYDISDYEAIMEEFGTMEEMECLIVEADKRNIKIIMDLVVNHTSDEHKWFIEAKKGKENPYRDYYIWCDPVNGDVPNEISSTFSGSAWEFDATSGQYFLHLFSKKQPDLNWANTNVRQEIYNMMNFWLEKGVGGFRMDVIDLIGKLPDQGLTGNGPLLHQYLQEMHQATFGSHDVMTVGETWGATPEIAKQYSDPARKELSMVFQFEHIGLDQQEGKEKWDIKPLSIGALKRVLSKWQTALGNQGWNSLFWNNHDLPRIVSRWGNDQEYRVESAKMLAILLHLMKGTPYIYQGEEIGMTNCPVTSIEEIRDIESINMYQERLSKGYRKEAIIQSINAKGRDNSRTPMQWDDTECAGFTTGTPWLHVNPNYHEINVKESLADPQSIFYTYQKLIELRKEHALVIWGEYQLIEDTAEEVFAYYRELAGEKWLVVANFSETNQTFLLRDVMDKVLIHNYQTDLPDTGELGLRPYEAFAAKIKSERR is encoded by the coding sequence TTGGAACAACAAACAAAATGGTGGCAAAAAGCTGTCGTCTATCAAATTTATCCAAGAAGTTTTCAAGATAGTAATGGAGACGGAGTTGGAGATCTTCTAGGAATTATAGGTCGTTTGGATTATTTACAATTATTAGGAATTACGGCAATCTGGCTTTCACCGGTGTATCAGTCTCCCAATGATGATAATGGCTATGATATCAGTGACTATGAGGCAATCATGGAAGAATTTGGTACGATGGAAGAGATGGAGTGTTTGATTGTAGAAGCAGACAAAAGAAACATTAAGATTATCATGGACTTGGTCGTAAACCATACATCGGATGAACATAAGTGGTTTATAGAAGCAAAAAAAGGAAAAGAGAATCCGTATCGGGACTATTACATTTGGTGTGATCCAGTAAATGGGGATGTTCCAAATGAAATTTCATCAACTTTTAGTGGCAGTGCTTGGGAGTTTGATGCAACATCAGGCCAATATTTTTTACATTTATTTAGCAAAAAACAGCCAGATTTAAATTGGGCAAATACAAACGTTCGACAAGAAATCTACAATATGATGAACTTTTGGTTAGAAAAAGGTGTTGGTGGTTTTCGGATGGATGTGATTGATCTGATTGGGAAGCTACCAGATCAAGGACTTACAGGAAATGGTCCCTTACTCCACCAGTATTTACAAGAGATGCATCAAGCTACATTTGGTTCGCATGATGTCATGACGGTTGGAGAAACTTGGGGTGCAACTCCTGAGATTGCCAAACAATACTCTGATCCAGCAAGGAAAGAACTATCTATGGTCTTTCAGTTTGAACATATTGGTTTAGATCAACAAGAAGGTAAAGAAAAATGGGATATAAAGCCGTTATCAATTGGAGCATTAAAACGGGTTCTTTCTAAGTGGCAAACAGCGCTTGGAAATCAAGGGTGGAATAGTTTGTTTTGGAATAATCATGACTTGCCAAGGATTGTGTCACGCTGGGGGAATGATCAAGAATACCGAGTAGAGAGTGCCAAAATGCTTGCGATTCTGCTCCACCTGATGAAAGGGACCCCATACATTTATCAAGGAGAAGAAATAGGAATGACCAACTGCCCAGTCACCTCTATTGAAGAGATTAGGGACATTGAAAGTATCAATATGTATCAAGAACGTCTTAGTAAAGGGTACCGTAAAGAAGCAATTATTCAATCAATTAATGCAAAAGGACGAGATAATAGCCGGACACCGATGCAGTGGGATGATACAGAATGTGCCGGCTTTACTACAGGGACTCCGTGGTTGCATGTGAATCCCAATTATCATGAAATCAACGTCAAAGAAAGTTTGGCAGATCCCCAGTCTATTTTTTATACGTACCAAAAACTAATTGAACTGCGAAAAGAACACGCGCTTGTCATTTGGGGCGAGTATCAGTTAATCGAAGATACAGCGGAAGAAGTTTTTGCTTATTATCGTGAGCTTGCGGGTGAAAAATGGTTGGTTGTAGCAAATTTTTCAGAAACAAATCAAACGTTTCTACTTAGAGATGTGATGGATAAGGTGCTTATTCACAATTATCAAACGGATCTTCCGGATACAGGTGAGTTGGGACTGCGACCATACGAAGCTTTTGCGGCAAAAATTAAAAGTGAAAGAAGATAG